The Bos mutus isolate GX-2022 chromosome 29, NWIPB_WYAK_1.1, whole genome shotgun sequence genome includes the window attctttacacctgAGCCAGCTGGGGAGCCCTGTGACTTTCTCTACCAGGAGTTACCTATTTGAAAAGCAGCAGGCAGAGGGTGAGATTTGTCCAGTCCCTATATTTGCCAGGGTCAGTCCCTACAGCTTATGACCCTGAAACCTACCCAGTAGAGTCTGAGTTGAGCCCTAGATAAATAAACCACGTTACCATCTCAGCTCACACTCCTTGCCTCTGGGCTGGGGCCCTCCTCCTGCACAACCCACCATGCGTGGGCCCCTGCTACACTGCCATTCTTGTACAGACTGGGTTTACAAATGGGTCTTCCTGATACTGTCTGATGATCGTCTGTCACCAAAGAGTGTTCTTGGTCACTGCCTTTTGTTTCAAGTAGCTGGCTTTTCATGTACATAACAAATGGAATCTAAGTACATTTCACCATGAAGGGAGGTCTTTTCTATTAAAATAGGCTTATAGGACATTTCTTTCTAGTCTCTCCGGTTTTGTAGCCAGAGTGTGTGCTGtacaattatttcattctttaaaatcttatttgCACTCATTCTCATTAGATTATCACAACTTCTCTCCCGAGAACCATCGCGCAGGCCGGGCCTAGCAGGGAACAAACGAGGCCCCTGAGAGCTCCATCTAGTTCGCCGGATAACATCCCACAGCAGAATTCGGAGTCAGCAATGGCTAAACCCCAGGTGGTTGTAGCTCCTGTATTAATGTCTAAGCTGTCTGTAAACGCCCCTGAATTCTACCCATCAAGTTATTCTTCTAATTATACAGAATCCTATGAGGACGGCTGTGAGGATTATCCTACTTTATCAGAATATGTTCAGGATTTTTTGAATCATCTTACAGAACAGCCTGGCAGTTTTGAAACTGAAATTGGACAGTTTGCAGAGACCCTGAATGGCTGGGTTACAACAGATGATGCTTTGCAAGAACTTATGGAACTCATCTATCAACAGGCCACATCTATCCCCAATTTCTCTTACATGGGAGCACGCCTCTGTAACTACCTGTCCCATCATCTGACAATTAGCCCACAGAGTGGCAACTTTCGCCAATTGCTACTTCAAAGATGTCGGACTGAATATGAAGTTAAAGGTCAAGCTGCAAAAGGGGATGAAGTGACTCGAAAACGATTCCATGCATTTGTACTCTTTCTGGGAGAACTCTATCTTAACCTGGAGATTAAAGGGACAAATGGACAGGTTACAAGGGCAGACATTCTTCAGACCGGTCTTCGGGAGTTGCTGAATGCCCTCTTCTCTAATCCTATGGATGACAACTTAATCTGTGCAGTAAAATTACTGAAGTTGACAGGGTCAGTTTTAGAAGATGcctggaaggaaaaaggaaagactgaCATGGAAGAAATTATTCAGAGAATTGAAAATGTTGTCCTAGATGCAAATTGCAGCAGAGATGtaaaacagatgcttttgaagCTTGTAGAACTCCGGTCAAGTAACTGGGGTAGAGTCCATGCAGCTTCAACATACAGGGAAGCAACACCTGAAAATGATCCtaattattttatgaatgagCCAACATTTTATACATCTGATGGTGTTCCTTTCACTGCAGCTGATCCAGattaccaagagaaatatcaagagTTACTTGAAAGAGAAGACTTTTTTCCAGATTATGAAGAAAATGGAACAGATTTATCAGGGGGTGGTGATCCGTACTTGGATGATATTGATGATGAGATGGACCCAGAGATAGAAGAAGCTTATGAAAAGTTTTGTTTGGAATCAGAGCGTAAGCGAAAACAGTAAAGTTAAATTTCAGCATATCCGTTTTATAAAGCAGTTCAGGTTATGGTGATTTAGCAGAACACAGGAAAGCAAGAAAATGTGTCACACTTATACCAAATTAAGGATGTTGAGTTATGTTACTAATGTATGcaactttaattttgtttaacaCTCTCTgccaaaataaactttattcCCTATaacttaaaatgtgtatatatatataatagtttattatGTACAGTTAATTCCACTGTTTTGGCTGCAATAAAAtcgattttgaaaaaaatgaaaaaaaaaaaaaagattatcacaGCTTCAGGGTCTAAGGTGGATTCAGAGCTCTGTACTCCCATTTGTTGTGGAGTTTTAGGCAAATTAGTTCACTTATTAGCACCTTAGCTCGCTCATCTGCACAGCTTCTCACCTCCTTGGGTTGTCACAAGAACCTTCTTGGGTtgtccaaaaagttcatttgggtttttccataagatgttttGAAAAACTTTTTGGACAAACCAATAGTTTGTGTTG containing:
- the LOC102279303 gene encoding polyadenylate-binding protein-interacting protein 1, whose product is MAKPQVVVAPVLMSKLSVNAPEFYPSSYSSNYTESYEDGCEDYPTLSEYVQDFLNHLTEQPGSFETEIGQFAETLNGWVTTDDALQELMELIYQQATSIPNFSYMGARLCNYLSHHLTISPQSGNFRQLLLQRCRTEYEVKGQAAKGDEVTRKRFHAFVLFLGELYLNLEIKGTNGQVTRADILQTGLRELLNALFSNPMDDNLICAVKLLKLTGSVLEDAWKEKGKTDMEEIIQRIENVVLDANCSRDVKQMLLKLVELRSSNWGRVHAASTYREATPENDPNYFMNEPTFYTSDGVPFTAADPDYQEKYQELLEREDFFPDYEENGTDLSGGGDPYLDDIDDEMDPEIEEAYEKFCLESERKRKQ